The following are from one region of the Sphingomonas oryzagri genome:
- a CDS encoding sulfotransferase: MAASRPDLALMQADEILRAVPNMPQALLVKGRAQRLSGDLDGARVTLAGLFADQPRSAATALELGLTHYLAGDAPAATTALRRATELKPDMAEGWTALADVLRLGGDEAGADHAYLAGVRASTSDPALMQAALALSDNRLDIAEPILRDRLKQRPTDVAAIRMLAEIAGRLGRYRDAGNLLERAIELAPGFVAARHNHALVLHRQGRGEDALAAIDPLLAADPGNPSYLNLKAAILSGTGDFAQAIAIYRRVLAGYPHQPKVWMSLGHMLKTLGEQEESIAAYRRAIAMRPELGEAWWSLANLKTYRFSDEDRAAMRAALETPDLDGEDRFHLEFALGKAEEDAGDAEASFAHYVGGNRGRRAAIDYDAAELTRAVARAEAIYTPDFFAAREGWGCPAADPIFVVSLPRSGSTLIEQILASHSQVEGTSELPDIAALVMEVGPAKVGGLDRASVRALGEAYLDRTRIQRKTARPFFIDKMPNNWAHTGFIKLILPNAKIVDARRHPLGCCLSNFKQHFARGQSFTYDLADIGHYYRDYVRWMAHLDRVAPGAAHRVFYERMVEDQEGETRALLAALGLPFEDACLRFHETQRAVRTASSEQVRQPIFREGMEQWKRFDRWLGPLREALGPVLDTYPNVPAA; this comes from the coding sequence ATGGCCGCGAGCCGGCCCGATCTCGCGCTGATGCAGGCCGACGAAATCCTGCGCGCGGTGCCGAACATGCCGCAGGCGCTGCTGGTCAAGGGACGGGCGCAGCGGCTCTCCGGCGATCTCGATGGCGCGCGCGTGACGCTGGCCGGGCTGTTCGCCGACCAGCCGCGATCCGCCGCGACCGCGCTCGAATTGGGCCTCACGCATTATCTCGCGGGCGATGCGCCCGCCGCCACCACCGCGCTGCGCCGCGCGACCGAGCTCAAGCCCGACATGGCGGAGGGCTGGACGGCGCTCGCCGACGTGCTGCGGCTGGGCGGAGACGAGGCGGGCGCCGATCACGCCTATCTCGCGGGCGTGCGCGCCTCGACCAGCGATCCGGCGCTGATGCAGGCGGCGCTGGCGCTGTCCGACAACCGCCTCGACATCGCCGAGCCGATCCTGCGCGACCGGCTGAAGCAGCGCCCCACCGACGTCGCCGCGATCCGGATGCTCGCCGAGATCGCCGGCCGGCTCGGCCGCTATCGCGACGCCGGAAACCTGCTGGAGCGCGCGATCGAGCTGGCACCGGGCTTCGTCGCGGCGCGGCACAACCATGCGCTGGTGCTCCACCGTCAGGGGCGGGGCGAGGATGCGCTCGCCGCGATCGATCCGTTGCTGGCCGCCGATCCGGGCAATCCCTCCTACCTCAACCTCAAGGCCGCGATACTCAGCGGCACCGGCGATTTCGCGCAGGCGATCGCGATCTACCGGCGCGTGCTCGCCGGCTATCCCCATCAGCCCAAGGTGTGGATGAGCCTCGGCCACATGCTCAAGACGCTGGGCGAGCAGGAGGAGAGCATTGCCGCCTATCGCCGCGCCATCGCGATGCGGCCGGAACTGGGCGAGGCGTGGTGGAGCCTCGCCAACCTCAAGACCTATCGCTTTTCGGACGAGGATCGTGCGGCGATGCGGGCGGCGCTGGAGACGCCCGACCTCGACGGAGAGGATCGATTCCACCTCGAATTCGCGCTCGGCAAGGCGGAGGAGGATGCCGGCGATGCCGAGGCCTCGTTCGCCCATTATGTTGGGGGCAATCGCGGCCGGCGCGCGGCGATCGACTATGACGCCGCCGAACTGACCCGCGCGGTCGCCCGCGCCGAGGCGATCTACACGCCGGACTTCTTCGCCGCGCGCGAGGGCTGGGGCTGCCCCGCCGCCGATCCGATCTTCGTGGTCTCCCTGCCGCGATCGGGATCGACGCTGATCGAGCAGATCCTCGCCAGCCACAGCCAAGTGGAGGGGACCAGCGAACTGCCCGACATCGCCGCTTTGGTGATGGAGGTCGGCCCCGCCAAGGTCGGCGGTCTCGATCGCGCGTCGGTGCGCGCGCTGGGCGAGGCCTATCTCGATCGCACGCGGATCCAGCGCAAGACGGCACGCCCCTTCTTCATCGACAAGATGCCGAATAACTGGGCGCATACCGGCTTCATCAAGCTGATCCTGCCCAATGCGAAGATCGTCGATGCCCGACGCCACCCGCTCGGCTGCTGCCTGTCCAACTTCAAACAGCATTTCGCGCGCGGGCAGTCTTTTACCTACGATCTCGCCGACATCGGCCATTATTATCGCGATTACGTGCGCTGGATGGCGCATCTCGATCGCGTGGCGCCCGGTGCTGCGCACCGCGTCTTCTACGAGCGGATGGTCGAGGATCAGGAGGGCGAGACGCGTGCCCTGCTCGCCGCCCTCGGCCTGCCGTTCGAGGATGCGTGCCTGCGCTTCCACGAGACGCAGCGCGCGGTGCGCACCGCCTCGTCCGAGCAGGTGCGCCAGCCGATCTTTCGCGAGGGCATGGAGCAGTGGAAGCGCTTCGATCGCTGGCTCGGGCCGCTCAGGGAAGCGCTCGGCCCGGTGCTCGACACCTATCCGAACGTGCCGGCTGCGTGA